Sequence from the Streptomyces peucetius genome:
CTCCGCAGTGCTGGTGAGGAGGTATGCCTGCGCCTCGCCGACGTGGAAATACATCCCGTGGAGTTGGAGGGACCCCTCCGCGAGCCGCCGTGCCACCGACTCATGGGCCCGCAGGTGCTCCAGCTGCTGGACCACATTGGTCAGGCACAGTTGCTCCACCGCGTCGGTCGGCAGACGGCCGGAGATCCTGGCCCAGGCGCGGTGGCGGTTCTCCATCCGCCGCAGGCTGGGGCGGGCGTGCCGCAGCCAGCGGGCGAGCGGTGTGCGGGTACCGTCCGGCGGGCTGTTCAGCAGCGCCTGTATCGCCCCGCAACCCGAGTGCCCGCAGACGGTGATCGAGTCCACCCCGAGGATGTCGACCGCGTACTCGATCGCGGCCGCGACGGAGTCGTCCGCACTCTCCTCACCGGGCGGTGGCACGAGATTGCCGACGTTGCGCACGGTGAACAGGTCGCCAGGACCACTTGCCGTGATCATGCTGGTCACCAGGCGGGAGTCCGCACAGGTGATGAAGAGCTGCGACGGACGCTGGCCCTCGCGCGCCAGCCGCGCCAGCTCGTCGCGTACCAGTGGAGCGGTGTTGCGCTGGAAGGAGCTGAGCCCGCTGGCGAGATGATGCGCCTCCGTGTCGCCAGGCCGCTCGTCGCAGTGATGGTTGCGCCAAGGCGTCCACGGCCGGCAGCAGCCGTGGGTCTCGTCGGCGGGCTCGCTGATCCGGCCCCCGGCCCGGCCGGTCACCTCCACCTTGCCGCCCTGCGCGGTGTGCGCGGTCTGCCAGTCGTGCAGGGCCTCGTACGCCGCGTGGTCCATGAAGGAACCGTCCAGCTCGACCGCGCACGGCGCTCCCGGCGGGACCTGGCTCAGCACTCTGCTCAGTCTGGGTACGGCCAGGAAGGTCAGCTGACCCCGGGCGCGGACCCTGTGGACGCCGTCCTGCTCCTCCACCGTGATCCGGGTCCGCGTCAGCCGGTGCAGCGCGACCGCCACGGCCACCGCGATGCCGATGACGACGCCCTCCAGCACGCCGGTGAGGACGACCGCGCCCAGCGTGGCCGCGTAGACGAGCACCTCACGGTTCTTCCTGACGCTGCGCAGATGGGTGATGTTGACCATCTGCACGCCCACGACCATGACCAGCGCCGCCAGCGCGGCCAGCGGGATCAGATCGAGCACCGGGACCAGCAGCAGGGCCGCGACCACGATCCACAGCCCGTGCAGCATGGTGGAGTGACGGCTGACCGCGCCCGCGGCCACATTGGCCGAGCTGCGCACGGCGACGCCAGTGATCGGCAGTCCTCCGAGTGCGCCGGAGACGACGTTCGCGGCGCCCTGACCGGCGAGTTCGCGGTCGAGATCGGCGCGGGGAAGGCGGACGCGCGGCTTCTTGCGGGCGGCGGCCAGCTTGTCGATGGCGACCGCCGACAACAGCGACTCCACGCTCGCGACGAGCGTGATGGTGAGAACCGCGGCGAGCAGGCCGAGGACCGGCCCCTCGGGGACCTCGGGCAACGCGTGCGAACGCCACGACGGCAGGTCGACACGCGGTTGGTGCAGGTCCGCGAGCGTCGCGAGCGCGGTGGCCGCGGCCACCGCGGCAAGGGCGGCCGGGACGATCCGGACGATCCTGCCGGCACGGCCGGGGACGCGTGGCCAGATCAACAGCACGGCGACGGTCAGGATGCTGACGGAGAGAGCGGCCGGATGCAGGTCGCTCAACCGGGCGGGCAGAGCGACCACGTTGCTCACGGCAGAGCTCTGCGGCATACCGCCGAGGACGATGTGGAGTTGGGCGAGGGCGATCGTGACGCCGATCCCTGCCAGCATGCCGTGCACGATCGCCGGACTGACGGCAAGGGCGGAGCGGGCGACCCGCAGGGCGGCCAGGGCCAGCTGGCACAACCCGGCGAGGACGGTGATCGCGCAGGTGGTGCGCCAGCCATAATGCTGGATCAATTCCGCGGTCACCACGGTCAGTCCGGCAGCGGGGCCGCTGACCTGGAGTGGCGATCCGCCGAGCCGGCCGGCGACGATGCCGCCCACAGCAGCTGCGACGAGACCGGCCTGGAGCGGTGCGCCGGTGGCCAGGGCGATGCCGAGGGACAGTGGCAGCGCGATCAGAAAGACGGCGATCGACGCGGAGAAATCGGCGCCCCGGACGGGGAAGCGGCGGCCGTCGGACGGCGGGCCGTGCGGACGCTGGAAACGTGATGCGCGGGACAGCCGGCCCGGCCGGGCGGGGTGGTGCTTCGAGGACTTTTCTGGCTGGTGAGAAGGATCGTCGGTGCGGGTGGGGACGCAGGACATGGTTCCCGTCTCCTCCGGGGCAGCGCGGTCGCGGAAATGGGGGGCGCGGCCGTGGGTCACGGCATGCAGCGGCGGGATGCTTAAACGTTCAGTAAATGGATCGTAATGCAGAGTAAAGACTCCGGCATTATTTTCGAGGCAAATAGGGCAGTCTCTCACTCAATCTGGTGATTAGTCATTTCATCGCGGCTCGTCGCCCGTTCTCTCTCGCCTTCGCGATGCGACTTTGACGGCTCCGCATGCACCGTCGTCAGACAGTCGTATTGGCACAGGAATGAGGTGGGCGGATGTTGGCCGCCACGAAGAGACTCGTCGTCGTCGGCACGGTCGCCACGGCGCTGATCGCAGGTCTCGCCGGGTGCTCCGGGCCCGGCGGCAGCGAGACGCCAGGTGGCCCGGCCGCCAAGGAAGGCGCCGCGGGGGGCAAGGAAGGCGTCGCGGCCCCCAAGAGTGCCGTACGGCTCATCGGCGACGGGTCAACCGCCTTCACGGGCGCGCAGCCCGGCCTGCTCGAGCCGAAACGGCTGAAGCCCGGGCAGAAGCCGCCGCAGTTCGTCGTCTTCTCCTGGGACGGCGCCGGTGAGGACAGCCAGAAACTGTTCTCCCACTTCCGCGAAGTCGGCAAGAAGTACGACGCGACGATGACCTACTTCCTCAGCGGCGTCTATCTCCTGCCCGAGGAGAAGCGGGCGATGTACCACCCGCCGCAGCATGCGGCCGGCCGCTCCGACATCGGCTTCAACGACATCGAGGGAGTCAGGGACACCGTCCGTGAGCTCCGTGCCGCCTGGCTGGAGGGAAACGAGGTGGGCACGCACTTCAACGGCCACTTCTGCGGCAAGGACGGCGGGGTCGGCACCTGGTCCGTCGAGGAGTGGAAGAGCGAGATCAGCCAGGCCAAGTCGTTCGTCAAGAACTGGAAGACGAACGCGGGCCTGGCCTCCATGGAGCCGCTCCCCTTCGACTACGACAAGGAACTCATCGGCGCCCGCACGCCGTGCCTGGAGGGACGCAAGAACTTCATGCGGGCCGCGAGCGAGCTTGGCTTCCGCTACGACACCAGCGGCGTCAACAACCAGGTCTGGCCGGAGAAGGAACTCGGCCTGTGGGACCTCTCGCTCCAACTGGTCCCCGTCCCCGGGCGCGCCTTCGAAACGCTGTCGATGGACTACAACTTCATGGTCAACCAGTCCGGCACCGTCAAGGGCGACCCCTCGAAGCACGAGTACTGGGGCAACCAGATGCGCGACGGCCTCATCCAGGCCTTCCAACGGTCCTACGAGGGCAATCGCGCGCCGCTGATCATCGGCAACCACTTCGAGTCCTGGAACGGCGGCACATACATGCGCGCCATCGAGGAGACGATCGCGACGGTGTGCGTGCAGAGGGAGGTGGAGTGCGTGTCCTTCCGCCAGCTGGTCGACTGGCTGGACGCGCAGGACCCGAAGGTTCTCGAAAAGCTGCGCGGTCTCGAGGTCGGCGAGGCGCCCAAGGGCGGCTGGAAGCAGTTCCTGACCACGCCCGTGGCGCCGGCGGCGCCGCCGGCCGAGAAGCCCGAGAAGTAGGCCGGGGAGAAGGCGGCGCAGAAGCACTGAGCGCGCCGGAGGCGCCGGCGCACCTCGAAGGTGTTGCGTGGGGTGGTCCTCGCCCCGTGAGCCCCACGGGGCGAGGACCACCCGCACGTCAGCCGGGCTGTGGCACCAGGGCGGGTTCACCGAGCACGAAGGCCGGGTCCACCTGCGCCGCCAGGTCGGCGCCGGTCCTGGCGTTTCCCCAGCTCTCCGCGTTCTTCAGATGGAAGTGCACCATCTGCCGGGTGTAGCGCTCCCAGTCGCGGGCGGCGTACGAATCCTCCGCCGCGTTCTGCAGTGTCTGCAGCGCCATGCGGTTGTCCGCCTCCAGGAGCTCGAAGCGGAGCGGACGGCCCTTCTCCATGGCGCGCACCCAGTCCGAGTGCCCCAGGGTGACGAGCAGGTCGTCGCCCACCTCCCCGCGGAGGAACTCGACGTCGTCCGGGCTCTGCACCTTGTTGCCCACGACCTTCACCGCGACGTCGAAGTCGCGGGCGTACTCCTTGTACTGGCGGTAGACGGAGACGCCCTTCAAGGTCGGTTCGGCCACCAGGAACGTCATGTCGAAGCGGGTGAACATCCCGGAGGCGAAGGAGTCGGAGCCTGCGGTCATGTCGACCACCACGTACTCCTCGGCGCCGTCGACGAGGTGGTTCAGACAGAGCTCGACCGCCCCGACCTTGGAGTGGTAGCAGGAGACACCGAGGTCGGACTCAGTGAAGGGGCCGGTGGCCATCAACCTGACGTCACCGTCGTCGAGCCGGACCGTGCGGGCGCAGGCCTCGTACACGGGGTTGTCCTCGGTGACGCGGAGCAGGCGTGACCCCTCGCCGGGAGGGGTCGTCTTGATCATCGTCTCGGCCGAGGCGATGCGGGGATTGGAACCGCGCAGATAGTCCTTGATGAGCGGCAGATGCGCGCCCATCGAGGGCAGCTCGGCCGCTTCCGCCTCGCTGAGGCCGAGGGCGGCGCCGAGGTGCTGGTTGATGTCGGCGTCCACCGCGACCACAGGGGCCTCGTTGGCGGCCAGGTGGCGGATGAAGAGCGATGACAGCGTCGTCTTGCCGCTGCCGCCCTTCCCTACGAAAGCGATCTTCATGTTCACCTAGCGTAGTGGAGTAATGGCGAGCTGTGGCTACGCGGGGTGAGGAAGGCCACTCGAAGTGGGGAGTGCCCCCTGTGGCGCGTAGCCTCGCTACTTATGAGTACGAACGCCTCGTCGGCCGATCCCCTCGCCGTCCTCGGCGCCTTGCCGGGCGTCGCCGACTCCGTGGACTCCGTGCGCAAGGCTGTCGACCGGGTCTACGGGCACCGGGTCATGCGCCGGCGCAGCAACGAGATCACCTCGGAGGCGGCACTGCGTGGAGCCCGCGGCTCCGCCGCCCTGTCCGGGGCGGACTGGGCGCTGGAGGAGGTCCGCAGGCGCACCGACTTCGGCAGTGAGCCCGAAGCGCGTACGGTCGGTGCCGCCCTGCGACTCACCGCGGAAGCGGGCCAACTCCTCTCCATCTGGCGACAGTCGCCCCTCCGCGTGCTGGCCCGGCTGCACCTGGTCGCAGCGAGCGGCGCGGGCGACGACGACACCGTCGGGCGCCCCCGCCTTCCCGGCGAGAGCGTGGACGAGCCGCTGATCGGGGCGCCGTTGCCGGACGTGGCCGAGCTGACGGGCCGGCTGGACGGTCTGGCGCAGCTGATCATCACGGGCACCGGCGCCCCCGCCCTGGTGACCGCCGCCGTGGTGCACGGCGAGTTGCTGGCGCTGCGCCCGTTCGGCTCGTGCAACGGGCTGGTCGCGCGGGCGGCGGAGCGGATCGTGCTCGTCGGCAGCGGGCTGGACCCGAAGGCGATCTGCCCGGCGGAGGTCGGCCACGCCGAACAGGGCAGGGCGGCGTACGTCGCGGCGTTCGAGGCGTACCTGACCGGTACGCCGGAGGGGATGGCCGCGTGGATCGCGCACTGCGGCCGCGCGGTGGAGCTGGGAGTCAGGGAGTCGACCGCGGTGTGCGAGGCGCTTCAGCGGGGCGCGGCCTGAGGCCCGCGCCCGGCGGCGAAGTCCCGTACACAGGGTTGCGGCGGTACCGGTTCCGGTACCGCCGCTGGCATGAGCGCCGAGTTACCATGCGTCCTCGATGTGTTGCCCATCAGGTCGGGAACTTTGCCCGTCACCTGGTGCGGCTGGCCCGTAATCGACGGGTCGACGTCGCGTGGGTGCTCGGTTTTCATGCACCGGTCCGTGGGGCCTTTGTGCGTTAAAGGTGATCCTTTCGGATGTGCCTCGGTCTCGCGGGCCGTTAACTCCTTTGTACTACTGCGGCCAGGTATGGGAAAGCCCTGCCCGTGCTTCTTTACTTTTAGCTTCAAATACGGGCGAACCTCCAGCCCGCTCGCGCCCCGGACCTCGGCGGAATCGGTCAGAGGGCGGCGGCCTGTGCCGCGGCCTGCGCTGCCATCGTGCGCCTGCGGCTCGTGTACCAGACGAGTCCCGCCGTGGCCGCCGCCGCTCCGACGGCCGCCATCGCCATCAGCGCGGGCCGCGGTGTCATGGAGAAGGCCGGCAGCCGCTGCTTCAGCCGCACCGGCCGGTGGAAGTCGAGGATCGGCCAGTCCCGCACGGCCGCCTCGCGGCGCAGCCCGCGCCCCGGGTTCACCGCGTACGGGTGCCCGACCGCGGCGAGCATCGGAACGTCGGTGACCGAGTCGCTGTACGCGTAGCAGCGAGCCAGGTCGTACCCCTCCGACTCGGCGAGCTCCCTGACGGCCTCCGCCTTGGTCGGCCCGTACGCGTAGTACTCCACCTCGCCGGTGAAGCAGCCGTCGTCGCCGACCACCATGCGCGTGGCCACGACCCGGTCCGCCCCGAGCAGCTCGCCGATGGGCTCCACGACCTCGGCACCGGAGGTGGAGACGATGACCACGTCACGGCCGGCGGCGTGATGCTCCTCGATCAGGGAAGCGGCTTCGTCGTAGATGATCGGGTCGATGAGATCGTGCAGCGTCTCGGCGACGATCTCCTTCACCTGCCGGACGTTCCAGCCCTTGCAGAGTGCGGAGAGGTACGCGCGCATCCGCTCCATCTGGTCGTGATCCGCACCGCCGGCGAGGAAAACGAACTGTGCATATGCGGTACGCAGTACGGCGCGACGGTTGATCAGCCCGCCTTGGTAGAAGGACTTGCTGAAGGTCAGTGTCGAAGACTTCGCAATGACCGTCTTGTCCAGGTCGAAGAAGGCAGCTGTGCGCGGCAAGGAGTGGTTTTCCACGAGCTGAGCATATGTGCCCGCCATTCGGCGTACGCCTGGGCCTGTGGGTTTGCCTGAGAAGGCTCTCGGGTACACCATGGAAGTCACGGATCGTTCGCGACCGTGCTAACCCGGTCCGGCTCCTCCCCCCCGAGTCGGCCGGAGAAGACGACCCCCGCTCTCCCCCCCGGCGGGGGTCGTCGCATGTCCGGGCACGTTTTCGCCCCTTCGGGCCGGCCCGCAACCACTCCGGCGGCTCGCCTTCGTGCCTTGGTGTCACCGGACGGCCCACCCCCGGATATCTCACTCTGTGTAGCGGATGGGCTGCGCTCCGGCAGGTCTTCAGGAAGGTCTTCCTGAGCCCTTCCCGGCGTCGTCCATGAGGTGACGCGCACTCACCGGTATGAGCTACGGGGATATTCACAAGTGGCTAGTTGTCCACAGTTTTTCAGCAAGATCCACACGATTTCTCACTGCGTTGCACGGTGATTCCACCCGCGTAACTCGCGGGCTGAAGGAATCACGGATCTCGATGCGATGCGAGATCGCAGAGGGAAGGGGTGGAGATCGTGGCCGGATCCATCACATCGGACCGCTCGCGCGCCGCGGAGGAGCGGCCGGGCGGACCCCTGATCGTCACCGAGGACCTGGAGCTGCTCGACGATCTGCTGCGGCTGTGCGCGGCGGCCGGTGCCGAGCCCGAGGTGCACCACTCACTGCCGGAGCGGAACGGCGGATGGGAGGACGCGCCACTCGTCCTCGTCGGCGACGACGCCGCCGCACGCTGCCGTGGGGCCGCACGCAGGCGCGGGGTGCTGCTCGTCGGCCGTGACCAGGACGACCCGGACGTATGGCGGCGGGCCGTGGAGATCGGAGCCGACTGCGTACTGCGGCTGCCCGATGCAGAGAGCTGGCTCGTCGACCGTATCGCCGACGTCGTCGAGGGGGTCGGACGGCAGGCGCTGACCGTCGGAGTGATCGGCGGACGCGGCGGGGCCGGCGCCTCGACGCTCGCCACCGCGCTCGCGGTGACGGCGGCTCGCAGCGGCCGTCGCACGATGCTCGTCGACGGAGATCCGCTCGGCGGAGGTCTCGACGTGCTGCTCGGTGGCGAACACACAGAAGGCAGACGATGGCCGGATTTCGCCGCGTCGAAGGGCCGCGTCGCCGGTGGGGCACTGGAGGAGTCGCTCCCCGAGCTGCACGCCCTGCGCGTACTCAGCTGGGACCGCGGTGATTCCGTGATCATCCCTCCTGAGGCCATGAGGTCGGTCCTGGCAGCCGCCCGCCGCCGTGGCGGAGCAGTGGTCGTCGACCTGCCGCGCCGCGTCGACGAAGGCGTGGCGGAAGCGCTGGCACAACTGGACCTCGGCCTGCTCGTCGTCCCCGGCGAGCTGCGCGCCGTCGCGGCCGCCAACCGGGTCGCCTCGGTCGTCGGCATGGTCCTTCCCGACCTGCGGGTGGTGGCGCGCGGACCGTACGCGCCGGGGCTGGACGAGCAGTGGGTGGCGAACGCCCTCGGGCTGCCGCTCGCCGGTGAACTCCCGGCAGAGCCCGGACTGACCGCCGCGCAGAGCGGCGGAGCTCCGCCGGGCGGCAACAGCCGCGGACCGCTGGCCAGGTTCTGCACGGCCTTCTGGGACCGCGCGCTGGCCCGGGAGGGAGTCGCATGAGCTCCGGACTGCTGGAGGCGGTACGGCAGCGGCTGGCGGAGAGCGGTGCGGAGCCAACCCCGGCCCGGGTGGCTGCCGCGCTCCGGGCGCAGGGGCGGCTGCTCGGCGACGCCGAAGTGCTCGGCGGCACGGAGAAGCTGCGCTGCGAACTGGTGGGCACAGGGCCGTTGGAACCATTGCTCGCCGATCCGTCGGTCACCGACGTGCTGGTCTCCTCGCACGACCGCGTGTGGGTGGACCGGGGCAGAGGGCTGGAGCTCACCGAGGTGACGTTCACGGACGCGGCGTCGGTCCGCAGACTGGCCCAGCGGCTTGCGGCAGTGGCCGAGCGGAGACTGGACGACGCCCGCCCGTGGGTGGACGCCCGCCTGCCGGACGGGACACGAATGCACGCCGTGATCCCTCCGGTCGCCGTCGGCTCGACGTGCCTTTCGCTGCGGGTCGTGCGGCCCCGCGCCTTCTCCGTGGAGGAGCTGGTCGCGGCGGGAACGGTACCGCCGGGCGGGGACAGGCTGCTGCGGTCACTGGTCGAGGCCCGGCTGTCGTTCCTGATCAGCGGCGGCACGGGCTCCGGGAAGACGACTCTGCTGAGCAGCCTGCTGGGGATGGTGGGAGAGCGGGAACGCATCGTGCTGGCCGAGGACTCCGCAGAACTCCGGCCCGAGCATCCGCATGTCGTGCGACTGGAGTCGCGGTCGGCCAACCAGGAGGGCGCCGGGCGGGTGACACTCCGGGATCTGGTCAGGCAGGCGCTGCGGATGCGCCCCGACCGGCTGGTGGTGGGGGAGGTGCGCGGGGCGGAGGTCACCGAACTCCTCGCTGCTCTCAACACCGGCCATGAAGGCGGCTGCGGCACGGTGCACGCCAACGCGGCAGCGGACGTGCCGGCCCGGCTCGAGGCACTGGGCACCGCGGCAGGGCTCGACCGGGCCGCGCTGCACAGCCAGCTGGCAGCGGCTCTCTCGGTGGTGATCCACCTCGTGCGGGACAGGGCAGGCCGGCGGCGGCTGGCCGAGATCCATGTGCTGGAGCGTGATGCGGCGGGACTGGTGGTGACGGTGCCCGCGCTGAGGTGGGGCAACGGCGCGTTCGTGGCCGAGGCCGGGTGGGGGCGGTTGCGGGCGCTGGTCGGTGATGCGCTGTGAAGCCCGTGCATGCGCTGTGTGCGGCGGCGCTGTGCCTGGCCGGGGCCGCCTGGCTCATGGCCGGCCATGAGCGGGGACTGCGCAGGGCGCGGCTGCTGTTCGCGGACGCGGGTGCGGTGGCGTTGCCCCCGTGGTGGTCGTGGGCGCGGCTGCTGCCCCTGATCAGGCTGCGGAGGGAGTGGCTGTGCCTGCCGGCCGCTCTGACGGTGGCCCTTGTGGCCGCGTCACCGCTGCCGCTGGCTCTGGGAGCCGTAGCCGTGCCGCTGGTGCGGCGGTGGCTGCGCGCCAGGGAACACAGGAGGGACAGCGACCGGCGGGCCCGGGGAGTCATCGACCTGTGCGGCGCGACTGCGGGCGAGTTGCGGGCCGGGATGCAGCCCGCGCAGGCACTGCTGTTCGCCGCAGCGGCGACGGACGTGCTCGGCCGCGAGGAGGCCGCGGTGCTGGCAGCGGCCCGGTTCGGTGGTGACGTACCCGGGGCGCTGCGCACGGCGGCACGACAGCCCGGGGCGGAGGGGCTGGCCGGAATGGCGGCCTGCTGGCGGGTGGCCGTGGACAGCGGCGCGGGTCTGGCCGCCGGGCTGGACCGCCTGGAAGCGGCCCTGCGGGCCGAGAGCGACCAACGTGAGGACTTGGCGGCCCAGTTGGCGGGTGCCTGGTCGACCATCGCCCTGCTTGCACTGCTTCCGGCTGCGGGCCTGGCCATGGGATGGGCGCTCGGGGCGGACCCGCTGTCCGTGCTGTTCCACACACCGGCGGGCATCGCGTGCCTCGTGATCGGCGGGCTGCTCGAGACAGCGGGGCTGTGCTGGGCCGGCCGGATCGTGCGTGCCGGGGAGAAGGCGTGAACGGTGAAGTTGTGCACAGGCTGGGGACAGTTGTGGCGGTCCTGTCCGCGCTGGCCTGTCTGGTCTCGCTGATGACGGCGAAGCGGCGGGAGAGCAGGGCAAGGAAAAGGACTCGGGCTCTCCTTCGTATCGGCCCGAAACCCCGGTGCTGGCAAGTGGACTTATGGCGATGGGGCAGGAGATGGGCAGCCCCTCTGGGCGTGGCCGCTCTCGGCTGCGCCCTGATCGGCGGGCTTGCGGGCGGCGCCGCGGGGATCGTCGCGGCCTTCTGGGTGCGTCGACGGCAGCGTAGCCGTGACCCGGAGAAGGGTCCCGATGCCGGAGAGGCCGGTGAAGACGGGGAGGCGGCGCGACAACTGCCGCTGGCAGCCGACCTGCTGGCCGCGTGCATCTCGGCGGGAGCAGGCCCGCGCGAGGCCGCGGAGGCGGTCGGGGAGTCACTGGGCGGCCCTGTCGGCGGGCGCCTCGCGCGCACCGCGGCGCAACTGCGGCTCGGGGCCGAACCGGCGCCCGCATGGCGGTGGTTCGGCGGGACACCGGGCGCGGAGCCGCTGGCCCGCTGCCTGGAGCGGGCGGACTCCACCGGAGCACCCGCCGCGGAGCCGGTGTCGCGGCTGGCGGAGAGATTCCGTGCGGAGCGGGCCCGTGCCGTGTCGCGCCGGGGCCGCAGGGCGCAGGTGCTGATCACCGCACCGGTGGGTCTGTGCTTCCTGCCCGCGTTCCTCGCGGTCGGCGTGGCGCCGGTGGTGATCGGCCTGGCGGGCGGACTCCTGCACGGCAACTGAAGCTCCCACCGGACCGGCAACTGCCGGAAACGCACCAATCGGACAGACGACAACTTCGACAGACGGAGGTATGGCATGTGGAAAGCAATGCGTGGCCGGCTGAAGGCGCTGCGGCGCAGGATGCGTACCGACGGTGGAATGACGACGTCCGAGTACGCGATGGGAACGATCGCCGCGTGCGCCTTCGCGGCGGTGCTCTACAAGATCGTCACCAGCGGGACCGTATCGGGAGCGCTCGAAGCGGTGATCGGAAAGGCGCTCGATGCGCAGTTCTGAGGCGTCGCGTGCCGCCGGTGCCCGGGACAGGGGCTCCGTGACGGCGGAAGCGGCAGTGGCTGTGCCGGCCCTGGTGGTGTTCGCCATGGCCCTCGTCTGGGCGCTGACGGCCGCTGCGGCACAGATCCAGTGCGTGGACGCCGCCCGGGCCGGCGCTCGGGCAGCGGCACGGTCGGAGCCGAGGGCGGCCGCCCTCGCCGCCGCCCGGTCGGCGGCGCCGAAGGGCTCCGCGGTCACGCTGACCCGGAGCGGCGACCTGTGGCGCGTGCGCGTCGAGTCGGACACGCCGGGTCCGGGTGCGCTGGCCCTGACACTGAGCGCCGAGGCCGTGGCGTCGGCCGAGGACGCCGTCGGACGGGGAGCCGGCGCCGCCGGGCCCGCGGCGGTCGTCCGCCGGGACGCCGGGCGGGAAGCCCACGCCTCCGGAGGACGGGAGCGCCCCGCGACACGCACGGGTACGGCGGACACCGTGGCGGTGGTGCGGTGAGCGGAGGAGGCGGCGTGAACGGTGGCGGGGCTGTGGGCGAAGGCGGTGCTGTGGACAGCCGTGGCGCCGTGGAGGGAGGAGGTGGTGCTGTGGGCCGGGACCGTGGCTCGGCGACCGTGTGGGTGGCGACGGCGACCACCGTGCTGTGCGCAGTCTTCGCGATCGTGCTGGTGATGGGCCAGGCCGTGGTGGCACGTCACCGGGCGGGGGCTGCCGCCGACCTGGCGGCGCTCGCCGCGGCCGACCACGCCCTGAGCGGCACGGCCGACGCCTGCGCGAGGGCGGACCGGGTGGCCAGGGCCCAGGGCGCGGAAGTGGTGCGGTGCGCCGTGACGGGCGAGGTCGCGGACGTGACGGCGCTGGCGCGGTTCGGACCGTACGCCCCGGCGGTCAGGGCGCGGGCGGGGCCGCCGGGGCTTCCGGAGACGGTGCTTCGGGGGCCGGGTTCTGCTGAGCCGGGGCCGCCGGGGCGCCAGCAGACGGCGCTTCCGGAGCCGGGGCCGTTCGCAGGAGCTCCGTGAGCAGCCGCACCGCGCCCCGCTTGTGCAGCGGATCGTTGCCGTTGCCGCACTTGGGCGACTGGATGCAGGAAGGGCAGCCCGCCTCGCACTCGCACGAGGCGATCGCCTCCCGGGTGGCGGTGAGCCACTCCCTGGCCGTGTGGAAGGCCCGCTCGGCGAAACCCGCCCCGCCCGGATGCCCGTCGTACACGAAGACCGTCGGCAGCAGCGTGTCGGGATGGAGCGGTACGGACACGCCGCCGATGTCCCAGCGGTCGCACGTGGCGAACAGCGGCAGCATCCCGATGGAGGCGTGCTCGGCGGCGTGCAGAGCGCCGCCGAGCTGCTCCGGGCCGATCCGGGCGGCGTCCAGCTGGTCCTCGGTGACCGTCCACCACACGGCCCGTGTCCGCAGCGTCCGGGGCGGCAGATCGAGCTTGGACTCACCGAGGACTTCGCCGGTGATGAGCCGGCGCCGCAGGAAGGAGACAACCTGGTTGGTGACCTCCACCGAGCCGTAGCAGAGGCGCCCGTCGCCCCACGGGAGTTCGATGTCGGTCTCGAGCACCGAGATGGCGGTGGTGTCGCGGGCGGTGGTCGAGTACGGCGGGCTCGCCTCCGAGACCAGGGCGACGGAGTCGTCCAGGTCGAGCCGATCGACCAGGTACGTACGGCCCTGGTGAAGGTGGACGGCGCCGTCGTGGACCGCGGTGTGGGCGGCCCCCTCGTCGACCGTGCCGAGCAGCCGGCCGGTGGAGGCCTCGACGATCTGCACGGGGCGGCCGCCCTCGCCCCGGATGTCGGTGAGGTCGGCGGCCCGCTCGCGGCGGGTCCAGTGCCAGCCGGACGCACGCCGCCGCAGCAGCCTCGCCGCCTCGAGCTGGGGCATGAGATCGGCCGTGGCGGGCCCGAAGAGGTCGAGATCGGCGTCGGTCAGCGGCAGCTCCGCGGCAGCCGCGCACAGATGCGGTGCGAGCACGTAGGGATTGTCGGGGTCGAGGACCGTGGATTCCACCGGACGGTCGAACAGCGCCTCGGGATGGTGGACGAGGAAGGTGTCCAGCGGATCGTCGCGGGCCACCAGAACGGCGAGGGCACCCTGGCCCGACCGGC
This genomic interval carries:
- a CDS encoding bifunctional SulP family inorganic anion transporter/carbonic anhydrase is translated as MSCVPTRTDDPSHQPEKSSKHHPARPGRLSRASRFQRPHGPPSDGRRFPVRGADFSASIAVFLIALPLSLGIALATGAPLQAGLVAAAVGGIVAGRLGGSPLQVSGPAAGLTVVTAELIQHYGWRTTCAITVLAGLCQLALAALRVARSALAVSPAIVHGMLAGIGVTIALAQLHIVLGGMPQSSAVSNVVALPARLSDLHPAALSVSILTVAVLLIWPRVPGRAGRIVRIVPAALAAVAAATALATLADLHQPRVDLPSWRSHALPEVPEGPVLGLLAAVLTITLVASVESLLSAVAIDKLAAARKKPRVRLPRADLDRELAGQGAANVVSGALGGLPITGVAVRSSANVAAGAVSRHSTMLHGLWIVVAALLLVPVLDLIPLAALAALVMVVGVQMVNITHLRSVRKNREVLVYAATLGAVVLTGVLEGVVIGIAVAVAVALHRLTRTRITVEEQDGVHRVRARGQLTFLAVPRLSRVLSQVPPGAPCAVELDGSFMDHAAYEALHDWQTAHTAQGGKVEVTGRAGGRISEPADETHGCCRPWTPWRNHHCDERPGDTEAHHLASGLSSFQRNTAPLVRDELARLAREGQRPSQLFITCADSRLVTSMITASGPGDLFTVRNVGNLVPPPGEESADDSVAAAIEYAVDILGVDSITVCGHSGCGAIQALLNSPPDGTRTPLARWLRHARPSLRRMENRHRAWARISGRLPTDAVEQLCLTNVVQQLEHLRAHESVARRLAEGSLQLHGMYFHVGEAQAYLLTSTAEHEIEEVFDKVAPTPSALEKSRV
- a CDS encoding ATP-binding protein translates to MKIAFVGKGGSGKTTLSSLFIRHLAANEAPVVAVDADINQHLGAALGLSEAEAAELPSMGAHLPLIKDYLRGSNPRIASAETMIKTTPPGEGSRLLRVTEDNPVYEACARTVRLDDGDVRLMATGPFTESDLGVSCYHSKVGAVELCLNHLVDGAEEYVVVDMTAGSDSFASGMFTRFDMTFLVAEPTLKGVSVYRQYKEYARDFDVAVKVVGNKVQSPDDVEFLRGEVGDDLLVTLGHSDWVRAMEKGRPLRFELLEADNRMALQTLQNAAEDSYAARDWERYTRQMVHFHLKNAESWGNARTGADLAAQVDPAFVLGEPALVPQPG
- a CDS encoding oxidoreductase, producing MSTNASSADPLAVLGALPGVADSVDSVRKAVDRVYGHRVMRRRSNEITSEAALRGARGSAALSGADWALEEVRRRTDFGSEPEARTVGAALRLTAEAGQLLSIWRQSPLRVLARLHLVAASGAGDDDTVGRPRLPGESVDEPLIGAPLPDVAELTGRLDGLAQLIITGTGAPALVTAAVVHGELLALRPFGSCNGLVARAAERIVLVGSGLDPKAICPAEVGHAEQGRAAYVAAFEAYLTGTPEGMAAWIAHCGRAVELGVRESTAVCEALQRGAA
- a CDS encoding HAD family hydrolase, which gives rise to MAGTYAQLVENHSLPRTAAFFDLDKTVIAKSSTLTFSKSFYQGGLINRRAVLRTAYAQFVFLAGGADHDQMERMRAYLSALCKGWNVRQVKEIVAETLHDLIDPIIYDEAASLIEEHHAAGRDVVIVSTSGAEVVEPIGELLGADRVVATRMVVGDDGCFTGEVEYYAYGPTKAEAVRELAESEGYDLARCYAYSDSVTDVPMLAAVGHPYAVNPGRGLRREAAVRDWPILDFHRPVRLKQRLPAFSMTPRPALMAMAAVGAAAATAGLVWYTSRRRTMAAQAAAQAAAL